In the genome of Vicia villosa cultivar HV-30 ecotype Madison, WI linkage group LG7, Vvil1.0, whole genome shotgun sequence, one region contains:
- the LOC131616729 gene encoding uncharacterized protein LOC131616729 isoform X1, which produces MGSIDRSDVRTFKANFTAEGVTVLREKLNEKLKELMGNYTDETLVDYVIVLLRNGRGKDHAKNKLNVFLGEDSDSFVSWLWDHLALNIDLYVESIGLQDEAPKSKLISKVQAGDDGFQNLNSKSERVKSRSRRNRDWKGLVCREAEAPPLQSFVVDCMHLDKKVQSKVNRAPRPRPPSPAPPVQRKRGCAFEEQKTKLTKYLWQRDSVSQVTVDAPRRLLQFAVRDAVATSRPSNLGSSVEPSLKRLRSVVSSSSVESSMVEHPHRMQTISRVANPMATLFKAVEEAAEDVVKLQPSRSVFDRIGCDMYPSYGNLQLEDNQYQEQSPLLYHKEKDYGDQYAANMTMLEHETGFSSNSSSDNEGFDDVNFTDNRVGRVSQLSSSGGKRGEDSLMVHYNVAKNDNNRMLLKKNRNQEQSAAAPNTSKIVNISVNVNAWNPPVPAQYQKPREVAELSGYKTLNSGIGAPRSGLRMVNENAKTLKVDNGKVKPTLNLLKETQKAQPSTPGTGSSAASCPLFDADSRTIFASNVHFAATKDAICRHFNKFGEVLKAVIVTDSITGQPKGAVYVEFMHKEAADNALSLDGTSFMSRILKVVRKSTAQHQDYAPAVPCLRGVKRPPYPSASFLRSPIPTGIAGAFRPRPPIKFGARSLQWKRGVQGGGTSSDNGATLNNSSISAPVSRGLTYVRAESKLNGSVSTR; this is translated from the exons ATGGGGAGCATAGATCGTTCCGATGTCAGGACGTTCAAGGCCAATTTCACCGCCGAGGGAGTGACGGTTCTGAGGGAAAAATTGAACGAGAAACTGAAGGAGTTGATGGGGAATTACACTGACGAAACACTCGTG GATTATGTTATTGTGTTACTGAGGAATGGTAGGGGCAAAGATCATGCAAAGAATAAGTTGAATGTTTTTTTGGGGGAGGACAGTGATTCTTTTGTATCCTG GCTGTGGGATCATTTGGCTTTGAATATAGATTTATATGTAGAATCTATAGGATTGCAGGATGAAGCTCCCAAAAGCAAGCTTATATCAAAGGTCCAAGCCGGAGATGATGGTTTTCAGAATTTGAATTCAAAATCAGAAAGAGTAAAGTCTAGAAGTCGCCGTAACAGAGATTGGAAAGGGTTAGTGTGTAGAGAAGCTGAAGCACCACCCCTGCAGAGCTTTGTGGTTGACTGTATGCATTTAGACAAAAAAGTCCAATCTAAAGTTAACCGTGCTCCAAGGCCACGGCCACCATCTCCTGCACCACCTGTTCAAAGGAAAAGAGGTTGTGCTTTTGAAGAGCAGAAGACTAAG CTTACCAAGTACCTTTGGCAGAGGGATTCGGTTTCACAAGTAACTGTTGATGCTCCTCGACGGCTGCTTCAGTTTGCAGTGCGAGATGCAGTGGCTACTTCCAGGCCATCTAATTTGGGCTCATCAGTGGAGCCCTCTTTAAAGCGTCTCCGTTCTGTAGTTTCTTCATCCTCTGTTGAGTCATCTATGGTTGAACATCCTCACAGGATGCAGACTATTTCCAGAGTGGCAAACCCCATGGCGACATTGTTTAAGGCCGTGGAAGAAGCTGCTGAAGATGTTGTAAAGTTACAACCCTCAAGAAGTGTATTTGATCGGATTGGTTGTGACATGTACCCATCATATGGTAACTTGCAACTTGAAGATAACCAATATCAGGAGCAAAGCCCATTACTGTATCATAAAGAAAAAGACTATGGTGATCAGTATGCTGCAAATATGACAATGTTGGAACATGAAACTGGGTTTTCTTCCAATTCTTCTTCAGACAATGAAGGGTTTGATGATGTTAATTTCACAGATAATAGGGTGGGTAGAGTTTCTCAGTTGAGTTCTTCTGGTGGAAAGAGGGGCGAGGATTCACTGATGGTGCACTATAATGTAGCAAAAAATGACAACAATAGAATGCTTCTAAAAAAGAATAGAAACCAGGAGCAATCTGCTGCTGCACCCAACACTTCCAAGATAGTGAATATTTCTGTTAATGTAAATGCTTGGAATCCACCAGTTCCAGCTCAATACCAGAAACCAAGAGAGGTTGCAGAATTATCTGGTTATAAAACTTTAAACAGTGGAATTGGAGCTCCAAGATCTGGCCTGAGAATGGTGAATGAGAATGCTAAAACGCTGAAAGTTGACAATGGAAAA GTGAAACCTACTTTGAATTTGCTGAAAGAGACTCAGAAGGCACAGCCATCAACTCCCGGCACCG GTTCAAGTGCCGCCAGTTGTCCGTTATTTGATGCTGATTCTCGAACCATTTTTGCCAGCAAT GTTCATTTTGCTGCTACCAAAGATGCCATATGTCGGCATTTTAATAAATTTGGGGAAGTACTAAAAGCTGTTATAGTTACTGATTCAATAACAGGGCAGCCAAAAGG TGCAGTTTATGTGGAGTTCATGCATAAAGAAGCAGCAGATAATGCATTATCATTGGATGGGACTTCCTTCATGTCACGTATTCTTAAG GTTGTGAGGAAAAGTACTGCACAACATCAAGATTATGCTCCAGCTGTACCATGTCTTCGCGGAGTTAAGAGACCTCCATATCCTTCTGCAAGTTTTCTCAGATCTCCCATTCCAACAGGCATTGCTGGGGCATTTAGACCTAGGCCCCCAATTAAATTTGGTGCCAGGAGCTTGCAATGGAAGCGGGGTGTCCAAGGCGGAGGCACGTCATCAGACAATGGTGCAACTTTAAATAACAGTAGTATTTCTGCACCTGTTTCTCGAGGTCTCACGTATGTCAGAGCAGAATCTAAGCTAAATGGTAGCGTGAGTACCAGGTAG
- the LOC131616729 gene encoding uncharacterized protein LOC131616729 isoform X2, producing the protein MGSIDRSDVRTFKANFTAEGVTVLREKLNEKLKELMGNYTDETLVDYVIVLLRNGRGKDHAKNKLNVFLGEDSDSFVSWLWDHLALNIDLYVESIGLQDEAPKSKLISKVQAGDDGFQNLNSKSERVKSRSRRNRDWKGLVCREAEAPPLQSFVVDCMHLDKKVQSKVNRAPRPRPPSPAPPVQRKRGCAFEEQKTKRDSVSQVTVDAPRRLLQFAVRDAVATSRPSNLGSSVEPSLKRLRSVVSSSSVESSMVEHPHRMQTISRVANPMATLFKAVEEAAEDVVKLQPSRSVFDRIGCDMYPSYGNLQLEDNQYQEQSPLLYHKEKDYGDQYAANMTMLEHETGFSSNSSSDNEGFDDVNFTDNRVGRVSQLSSSGGKRGEDSLMVHYNVAKNDNNRMLLKKNRNQEQSAAAPNTSKIVNISVNVNAWNPPVPAQYQKPREVAELSGYKTLNSGIGAPRSGLRMVNENAKTLKVDNGKVKPTLNLLKETQKAQPSTPGTGSSAASCPLFDADSRTIFASNVHFAATKDAICRHFNKFGEVLKAVIVTDSITGQPKGAVYVEFMHKEAADNALSLDGTSFMSRILKVVRKSTAQHQDYAPAVPCLRGVKRPPYPSASFLRSPIPTGIAGAFRPRPPIKFGARSLQWKRGVQGGGTSSDNGATLNNSSISAPVSRGLTYVRAESKLNGSVSTR; encoded by the exons ATGGGGAGCATAGATCGTTCCGATGTCAGGACGTTCAAGGCCAATTTCACCGCCGAGGGAGTGACGGTTCTGAGGGAAAAATTGAACGAGAAACTGAAGGAGTTGATGGGGAATTACACTGACGAAACACTCGTG GATTATGTTATTGTGTTACTGAGGAATGGTAGGGGCAAAGATCATGCAAAGAATAAGTTGAATGTTTTTTTGGGGGAGGACAGTGATTCTTTTGTATCCTG GCTGTGGGATCATTTGGCTTTGAATATAGATTTATATGTAGAATCTATAGGATTGCAGGATGAAGCTCCCAAAAGCAAGCTTATATCAAAGGTCCAAGCCGGAGATGATGGTTTTCAGAATTTGAATTCAAAATCAGAAAGAGTAAAGTCTAGAAGTCGCCGTAACAGAGATTGGAAAGGGTTAGTGTGTAGAGAAGCTGAAGCACCACCCCTGCAGAGCTTTGTGGTTGACTGTATGCATTTAGACAAAAAAGTCCAATCTAAAGTTAACCGTGCTCCAAGGCCACGGCCACCATCTCCTGCACCACCTGTTCAAAGGAAAAGAGGTTGTGCTTTTGAAGAGCAGAAGACTAAG AGGGATTCGGTTTCACAAGTAACTGTTGATGCTCCTCGACGGCTGCTTCAGTTTGCAGTGCGAGATGCAGTGGCTACTTCCAGGCCATCTAATTTGGGCTCATCAGTGGAGCCCTCTTTAAAGCGTCTCCGTTCTGTAGTTTCTTCATCCTCTGTTGAGTCATCTATGGTTGAACATCCTCACAGGATGCAGACTATTTCCAGAGTGGCAAACCCCATGGCGACATTGTTTAAGGCCGTGGAAGAAGCTGCTGAAGATGTTGTAAAGTTACAACCCTCAAGAAGTGTATTTGATCGGATTGGTTGTGACATGTACCCATCATATGGTAACTTGCAACTTGAAGATAACCAATATCAGGAGCAAAGCCCATTACTGTATCATAAAGAAAAAGACTATGGTGATCAGTATGCTGCAAATATGACAATGTTGGAACATGAAACTGGGTTTTCTTCCAATTCTTCTTCAGACAATGAAGGGTTTGATGATGTTAATTTCACAGATAATAGGGTGGGTAGAGTTTCTCAGTTGAGTTCTTCTGGTGGAAAGAGGGGCGAGGATTCACTGATGGTGCACTATAATGTAGCAAAAAATGACAACAATAGAATGCTTCTAAAAAAGAATAGAAACCAGGAGCAATCTGCTGCTGCACCCAACACTTCCAAGATAGTGAATATTTCTGTTAATGTAAATGCTTGGAATCCACCAGTTCCAGCTCAATACCAGAAACCAAGAGAGGTTGCAGAATTATCTGGTTATAAAACTTTAAACAGTGGAATTGGAGCTCCAAGATCTGGCCTGAGAATGGTGAATGAGAATGCTAAAACGCTGAAAGTTGACAATGGAAAA GTGAAACCTACTTTGAATTTGCTGAAAGAGACTCAGAAGGCACAGCCATCAACTCCCGGCACCG GTTCAAGTGCCGCCAGTTGTCCGTTATTTGATGCTGATTCTCGAACCATTTTTGCCAGCAAT GTTCATTTTGCTGCTACCAAAGATGCCATATGTCGGCATTTTAATAAATTTGGGGAAGTACTAAAAGCTGTTATAGTTACTGATTCAATAACAGGGCAGCCAAAAGG TGCAGTTTATGTGGAGTTCATGCATAAAGAAGCAGCAGATAATGCATTATCATTGGATGGGACTTCCTTCATGTCACGTATTCTTAAG GTTGTGAGGAAAAGTACTGCACAACATCAAGATTATGCTCCAGCTGTACCATGTCTTCGCGGAGTTAAGAGACCTCCATATCCTTCTGCAAGTTTTCTCAGATCTCCCATTCCAACAGGCATTGCTGGGGCATTTAGACCTAGGCCCCCAATTAAATTTGGTGCCAGGAGCTTGCAATGGAAGCGGGGTGTCCAAGGCGGAGGCACGTCATCAGACAATGGTGCAACTTTAAATAACAGTAGTATTTCTGCACCTGTTTCTCGAGGTCTCACGTATGTCAGAGCAGAATCTAAGCTAAATGGTAGCGTGAGTACCAGGTAG